The DNA region TCCTGGGATTCACCCCTTTACTGTTCTTTCTGCTCGGTCTCTCGAACGTATTATGGCCGTCGGTGTCGGCAGCGATGTATGCCCTGTTGACATTCGGCGGGATGTGGCTGCTTGCGGACAAGGGCTTTCGTAAAGAAGTGAAGCGCAGGCTGCACTACTGACGAGGGTCATGAGGCGAGGACACCAATGGGCCAATCAACAACAAAGCAAATGTGAATCGCAGCGTTCGGACTGACCTCGCCTATCATGCTTTCCCCGTTCTTCAGTCTAGGAGCCAGCACATATCGCCACACTCTTACGTTATGCGTCGGTTATCATCCCCCGGCTGTATCGGAACAGGACGTGAACCGTCTACTGGACGATATGATAAGTGAACTAACCGATTACTGCTTTTGATGACGAATTCATGAATAGGCTTCCAGCCGTCACGCTTACGTGATGAGGCCGGGAGCTTTTTTGTATTGAGGAGGAAGGTGGCATATACAGGATCGAACCCCGCAAGAGAAATTATATTTTGAAGTAGTTTTTATTTCTTTTTAACGTAAGTTACAGTTGACTTATAGAGTAATATAAATTACTCTTGGAAGCAACAAGGTAGTTCACTAAATACTGGTATTCAGTGATGCCTGGTCATTTAAGGAGGAGAGACTATATGTCCAAGGTGCATGGGTTGAAACCGGATGTTCATTCGCTTCATGGATTTTTCAGCAAAGAGCTTGAGCCTGCTCTTTATATTCAGTCCGGGGATACGGTCGAGTATCAAACGCTGGATGCGGGATGGGGACTTGCGAAGCGTTCTTCGCCGGGCGAGCCGAGATTGAAGTTTACCGAGCGCCTGCCGGAGCGGCAGGAGAAGCAGTTTGGGCATGCTTTGCTGGGCCCCGTTCATATCGAAGGGGCAGAGCCTGGGAGCACACTGGAGATTAAGATCAATGAGATTGTACCCGGCTCCTGGGGCTGGACCTCTGCCGGAGGCTTCCCAAGCTATTGGAACGAGAGGCTGGGCATGGCGGATGTCCCTGAAGTGACGCTGGATTTTGAACTGGATGCCCGTACGATGATCGGACGAAGCCAGTTCGGGAATTTCAAATACGGCGTTCGTCTGAAGCCGTTTATGGGAATTATGGGCATGCCGCCCAAAGAAGACGGCAGACACTCTACGTTTGTCCCCCGGCCATATGGAGGAAACCTGGACTGCAAAGAATTAACCGCAGGCAGTACGTTGTATCTGCCGGTCCCGGTAAGCGGCGGCTTATTCTCAACAGGGGATGGCCATGCTGCGCAAGGGGACGGAGAAGTTAGCGGACCCGCCTTGGAATGCCCCATGGAAAAGGTGAGTTTGACCTTCCGCGTCCTCAATGACATGCCCATTACGATGCCGAGGGCAAAGACGTGCACGGGCTGGCTGACGATGGGCATCCATGAGGATCTGGAACAAGCGATGTGGCTCGCTGTGAACGGGATGTTGGATCTTATGACCGAGCTCTATGCGATGTCAAGGACGGAAGCATATGCCTATGCCACCTTGACGGTGGATTTAAGAATTACGCAAATCGTGAATACGGCAAAGGGCGTGCATGCTTTCCTGCCATTCGACGCCTTGAGATAAGGAATTTGATTACATACATACTCCAGGCTCAAGCAAGAGCACAAGAGAAACCGCGGAATGAAGGATATTTCTTCATTTTAAAAATTTGTTTATACCCAGGAGGAACTGCATATGCAATTATTTGAAACGATGGTGAATAACAATGGTGTCCATATTCACGTGACGGAGGCGCATCAAGAACTGAAGCGGGAAGGAGTTCCGCTCGTTATCATTCCAGGGTTGTCGGAATCGGCAGATGATTACATCGGCATTATACAGAAGCTCTCTCCTAGACATATCGTTGTGATCACGCTCCGCGGACGGGGCAAAAGCGACTCCCCTTCATCGGGATATACGCTCGAGGATCATATCGGCGACATTGACGCGGCTGTCCGTCATCTTGGACTTGAGTCGTTCATCCTCATGGGGTATTCAAGAGGCGTGTCGTATCAGCTCGGCTATGCCGTACAGCATCCTGAACGCATTCGGGGTTTGATCATCGGCGACTATCCCGCCATTCATACCCAGCTGCCGCCAGGTTGGGTGGAATTCTTCGCCTCCTTGCCGCCGTGGCGGGGGAAGAAGCTGTTTGATCGGATGCGGGCCGAGGCTCTGCATGCACTGCAGCGGGAATCATCCAAGGTAGAACTGTGGGATGATCTGACCACTTTGACTTGTCCAGCCTTGATTATCCGTGGCGTAAAACCGCATCCCGGGTTATCATTAGAGGCAGCGGAACAGTATAAGCTGAAGCTGCCGCAGGCCAAGCTTGTGGAATTCGATCAGCATGACCATAATATTTTCGAGCCGGACGCGGGAGCGTTTGTCCGCACCGCCGATTCCTTTATGAACGCGATAAAGTGAGATCCTGAAAACCATGAATCCATTATTAAAAAAGGGTGTACGCATTTGGATAATCTGAAGCTTAACGTATCGCTGCTGCGACAAAGAGTCCCGAACCTGACCAGCGCAGCCAAGTCGGTTGGATTGCGGCCGGCCACGGTCTCCAATCTATGCACGGGTAAGATCCCGGTCGGCCGGGCGGAAGTCCGCACAATTGCCGCATTGGCAGCGCTGGCGAAATGCAGTCTGGATGAGCTGATCTTGCGCGGAGAACGGATCGATATGATCGAGACGGGCATTAAGCCGCTCGATTTATTTGCTCCGATCGCCAAAGGCGGGACCGTAGGTTTAGTCGCCCGACCCGGAATGGGGCAGCTGGTGCTTCTTGGCGAATTGTTTCATCATTTTAAACAGGATGGTTACTTGACGATTCTGCTGAAACCGGAAGGGGAGTATCCCGAGCTGCAGGATTTGCTGGATGATGTGGAGCGAGTGGCGTATTCCATAGAAGAAGTTTATGATATCGCGGTGAGCGGGCCGCCGGGTAAAGAAATGATGTTCGCCGCGGACCGGGAGCATGTGCTGACCGGAAAAATATACGAGCTCCAGGAGCGACTGCAGCAGGAGGGCATCCAGCATGTCACCACATTCCTCGTCGACCTGAAAGGGGCGGTTGTGGATGAGGATATGCCTTACGGTCCGCTTGAGACGCTGTGGTATTTCGA from Paenibacillus ihbetae includes:
- a CDS encoding alpha/beta fold hydrolase: MQLFETMVNNNGVHIHVTEAHQELKREGVPLVIIPGLSESADDYIGIIQKLSPRHIVVITLRGRGKSDSPSSGYTLEDHIGDIDAAVRHLGLESFILMGYSRGVSYQLGYAVQHPERIRGLIIGDYPAIHTQLPPGWVEFFASLPPWRGKKLFDRMRAEALHALQRESSKVELWDDLTTLTCPALIIRGVKPHPGLSLEAAEQYKLKLPQAKLVEFDQHDHNIFEPDAGAFVRTADSFMNAIK
- a CDS encoding acetamidase/formamidase family protein, with protein sequence MSKVHGLKPDVHSLHGFFSKELEPALYIQSGDTVEYQTLDAGWGLAKRSSPGEPRLKFTERLPERQEKQFGHALLGPVHIEGAEPGSTLEIKINEIVPGSWGWTSAGGFPSYWNERLGMADVPEVTLDFELDARTMIGRSQFGNFKYGVRLKPFMGIMGMPPKEDGRHSTFVPRPYGGNLDCKELTAGSTLYLPVPVSGGLFSTGDGHAAQGDGEVSGPALECPMEKVSLTFRVLNDMPITMPRAKTCTGWLTMGIHEDLEQAMWLAVNGMLDLMTELYAMSRTEAYAYATLTVDLRITQIVNTAKGVHAFLPFDALR